One Ahaetulla prasina isolate Xishuangbanna chromosome 17, ASM2864084v1, whole genome shotgun sequence genomic window carries:
- the GAL3ST3 gene encoding galactose-3-O-sulfotransferase 3 — protein MACPWLIFPNGFKMMSRKKILLLFLLAFSTGTLLLRQSAHFSWFPKSPPFSCAPWVSLHPKHTAVAFLKTHKTASTTVQNLLFRFAERHNVTVALPHHACDHQFCYPHNFSARFVHPYTIPPRLIASHLRFNHDELRHLMPNDTVYITILREPVAMFESLFSYYNQYCPAFRRVPNGSMEIFLNNPSQYYRSHEKYAMYAHNTLVYDLGGDPEHSPEDSTYLPKFIRQIEGIFSLVMLAEYFDESLVLLRHLLAWDLEDILYVKLNMRSLESKLNISSAHVAAQIRAWNALDAALYDHFNATFWRKLSKVDQGCLQKEVRALHQACERLAHHCFRGQPQLRPAMQIKNKDLRPWQPSAKVDIVGYDLPGSGPHSDEQCLKLVMPEVQYSRYLLRKQSLRNRRRAIPHRPLSPRGLLPPPRHPVVKAS, from the exons ATGGCCTGTCCTTGGCTGATCTTTCCCAACGGCTTCAAGATGATGTCTCGGAAGAAAATCCTGCTTCTTTTCCTGCTGGCCTTCAGCACCGGCACTCTGCTTCTGCGCCAGAGCGCCCACTTCAGCTG GTTCCCAAAGTCTCCTCCCTTCAGCTGCGCACCCTGGGTCTCGCTGCACCCGAAGCACACTGCCGTGGCCTTCCTGAAGACCCACAAAACCGCCAGTACCACGGTGCAGAACTTGCTCTTCCGTTTCGCGGAGCGGCACAACGTGACGGTGGCCCTGCCCCACCACGCCTGTGACCACCAGTTCTGCTACCCCCATAACTTCTCGGCCCGCTTCGTGCACCCGTACACCATCCCGCCCCGCCTCATTGCCAGCCACCTGCGCTTCAACCACGACGAGCTGCGCCACCTCATGCCCAACGACACCGTCTATATCACCATCCTGCGCGAGCCGGTGGCCATGTTCGAATCCCTCTTCAGTTACTACAATCAGTACTGCCCGGCGTTCCGACGGGTACCCAACGGATCCATGGAAATCTTCCTCAACAACCCGTCCCAGTACTACCGGTCTCATGAGAAGTACGCCATGTACGCGCACAACACCTTGGTGTACGACCTGGGGGGAGACCCTGAGCACAGCCCCGAGGACTCCACGTACCTCCCCAAATTTATCCGTCAAATAGAAGGCATTTTCTCCCTGGTGATGTTGGCGGAGTATTTCGATGAATCATTGGTCCTTCTCCGCCATCTTCTGGCCTGGGACCTGGAGGACATTCTCTACGTCAAGCTAAACATGCGCAGCCTGGAGTCCAAGCTCAACATCAGCTCGGCCCACGTGGCGGCTCAGATCCGCGCCTGGAACGCCCTCGACGCTGCTCTCTACGACCACTTCAATGCCACCTTCTGGAGGAAGCTGAGCAAGGTGGACCAAGGTTGCCTCCAGAAAGAGGTCCGGGCCCTACACCAGGCCTGCGAGCGCCTGGCACACCACTGCTTTCGCGGACAGCCCCAGCTGCGCCCGGCCATGCAGATCAAGAACAAAGACCTCCGGCCGTGGCAGCCCAGCGCCAAGGTGGACATCGTGGGCTACGACTTGCCGGGTTCGGGGCCCCACTCGGACGAACAGTGTCTCAAACTGGTCATGCCTGAAGTGCAGTATTCCCGCTACTTGCTACGGAAGCAGAGCCTCAGAAACCGGCGTCGGGCCATCCCCCATCGGCCCCTCTCGCCCCGAGGACTTCTACCCCCACCTCGGCACCCGGTCGTCAAAGCTTCCTGA